The Jiangella alba genome includes the window TGCAGGGCCCAGCCCTCGTCCTCGTTGTCGCGGCGGTCGGAGTAGGAGGTGAAGCCGACCGGCGGGGCGTCCTGGCCGATCTGGCCGACCGCGGCGTTGACGTTGTCGGTGTCGTCGACCAGCACCACGTCGTTCTCGTAGAGATCCTGGAGCCACTGGCTCCCGGCGTCGGGCACGCCGTCGTCGAGCTGCAGTTCGGTGCCGGTGAGGTCCTGGTAGGCGGCCGCCAGCTCGTCCGACCGGAGCGTCAGCTCGGTCGCGAGGTCGAGATAGTCGCCGCGCACCGCGGGGTCGACCATGACGACGCGGCCGGTCCACTCCGGCTGGGTGAGCTCCCAGAGGTTGCTCACCGGCGGTCCGTCCGGATGGGCGTCCTCGTTGTACATGAGCACCTTGGTGGACAGCCGCTGGGCCAGCAGCGGCTCGCGATACCGGTCGGGGACGACGTCGTCCAGGCGCGGCGGGACGTAGCCGTGCAGCAGCCCGGCCTCGACCAGTTCGGTCAGGACGACGGGCGCGTCGGACAGGTAGGCGACGTCGGCGCCGGGCGTCCCGGCCTGCGCCTCGGCCTTGATCCGGGCGATCTGCTCGGTCGCGGAGATGTCGTTGCCGACCAGGTCGACGCCGGGATAGGCGGCCTCGAACGCCGTCTCGACCTCGGCGATCCGCGAGGTGAAGGAGTAGACGACGACGCTGCCCTCCTCCTGGGCCTGCTCGTAGAGCTCGTCGGCCGAGGCGTCGTCGAGGGCGTCGGCGGTGGCCGGCGCGGCGGGTTCGGCGGAGTCGGGGGTGCCGCCTCCGCAGGCGGTGAGGGCCAGAGCGAGTGGGGCGGCGAACGTCAGGGCCGTGCGGGTGCGGGGCATCGTTGCTCCTGATGGGACGTGCCGGTGGTCACTCGTCCAGACGGTCCAGCAGAGACCGGAGGTCTTCCAGGGCCTGGAGCGTGCGGTCGGGTTCCAGCCGGGCAAGGGTGAGGATCAGGGAGTTGGTGACCGCCATGGGCACGGTGAGCGACTGGAACTCGCGCCCGGAGCCGCGCGGCGCGGCGAGGACGTGGTCGGGTCGCTCATCGAGCGTCGTGAGGGTGTCGGTGATCAGCAGCGATCGTGATCCGGCCGAACGCGCGCGACCCAGCACGGCGGACAGGTGGCGAGGTGGATTCAGGAAGGCGAAGGCCACGACCACGTCGCCCTCGCGCAGGCCGACCAGGTGTTCGGCGAGGTCCCGGCCGGAGGTCGGCAGCGGGGTCGAGCGCAGGCCGTACCGGCGCAGCCGCCGGTGCAGGAGCTCGACCAGGACCGTGGCGTTGCCACGGCCGTAGACGTAGACGTGCCCGGCCCCCAGGATCAGCCGGGCGGCGGCGTCGACGGCGTCCTGCGACACGTGCCGCGGCAGGTCGTGCAGCGCCGCGATCTCGTCGGCGATCAACGACTCCAGCGGCCCGTCGGCGCCGGCGTGCTCGAGGCGGCGGCGGACCCGCTCGGCCGGGGTGGCGCCGCCCAGGAGGTCGTGCTGGAGCGCCTCACGCAGCGCCGGGTAGCCGGGGTAGCCCAGCTTCTGGGCCAGCTTCGTGGCGGTGGCCTGGTGGACGCCCGCCCGCCCGGCGACCTCGCCGGCCGGCAGGAACGCGGCCTCCGTAGGGTGCGACAGGACCACCTCGAGCAGCTGCCGGTCGGCCTGGGTCAGGCGGCCGGCGTGCTCGGCGAGGCGCTCCTGCAACGTCATGGAGACAGCATTCGGCAAGAGAGTTTGCCAGTCAAGACTTGACGGCAAATCTACTTGCCAATATCGGGTCCGGCATGGCGACGGCCCTCGGACCGTGGGTGGTACGGTCCGAGGGCCGACGTGCGGGGGCGGCGGTCAGCCGCGTGGGCGACGGGTCAGAAGGCGGCCTCGTCGAGGTCCATCAGCGCGTTGTCGGTGGCCTCGGCCACGGCCCGCTCGGCCGCCAGCCGGGGCAGCACCTGCCGGGCGAAGAACTGCGCGGCCGCCACCTTGCCGTCGTAGAACGCCTGGTCCTTGGCCGACACCTCACCGTCGAGCTTGGTCAGCGCCACGGCGGCCTGGCGCAGCAGCAGCCAGGCCACCACGAGGTCGCCGGCGGCCAGCAGCAGCCGGGTGGTGTTCTGGCCGACCTTGTAGACGTTGCGGACGTCGCCGCCCTCGGTGCGCTCGTCGGCGGACATCAGGAAGCCGACCATGG containing:
- a CDS encoding ABC transporter substrate-binding protein, whose amino-acid sequence is MPRTRTALTFAAPLALALTACGGGTPDSAEPAAPATADALDDASADELYEQAQEEGSVVVYSFTSRIAEVETAFEAAYPGVDLVGNDISATEQIARIKAEAQAGTPGADVAYLSDAPVVLTELVEAGLLHGYVPPRLDDVVPDRYREPLLAQRLSTKVLMYNEDAHPDGPPVSNLWELTQPEWTGRVVMVDPAVRGDYLDLATELTLRSDELAAAYQDLTGTELQLDDGVPDAGSQWLQDLYENDVVLVDDTDNVNAAVGQIGQDAPPVGFTSYSDRRDNEDEGWALQVATDVAPANGIAFPALLGIVDGAEHPAAARLLIDFLMGDDTETGGPGFEPFYVAGDYPVRTDVVPPADAVALDDLGAWIIDPAAVAERRAEVADFLLTLG
- a CDS encoding MurR/RpiR family transcriptional regulator, which translates into the protein MTLQERLAEHAGRLTQADRQLLEVVLSHPTEAAFLPAGEVAGRAGVHQATATKLAQKLGYPGYPALREALQHDLLGGATPAERVRRRLEHAGADGPLESLIADEIAALHDLPRHVSQDAVDAAARLILGAGHVYVYGRGNATVLVELLHRRLRRYGLRSTPLPTSGRDLAEHLVGLREGDVVVAFAFLNPPRHLSAVLGRARSAGSRSLLITDTLTTLDERPDHVLAAPRGSGREFQSLTVPMAVTNSLILTLARLEPDRTLQALEDLRSLLDRLDE